The nucleotide window ACTGAATCACTATTTGGATGTTTCCACCACAAGATTTAGACATTTTTGGGGAGAAGCCATAAAAGTTTGATCCGGTTAAATAGTTCAGTAGTTTTAACTAATAGTTCAGTAGTTTAAAGGGTTAAAACCCTTAATATAGCTCAGtcatttaattaaatattaatttaattttaaagacAGTCTTTGTTATTGCATTCACATGCAACTTTGTGAAATGTCAGTGGTATTACAACACCTGTATCTACCAAATATTCTCGTACACCGAATATAAATTGTCTTGTAATCAGATAATATGATAATATcatctgatgatagcattgttagaatcaaaTGCTATTTATCTAGAGAAGATAACATTGccaaataagatgctatctaacGGATGATAACATCTTCAAAACAATGTTAATAAACCATCAGATGCAAAAAACTGATGCTAATCGTTAGATTCAGATGATATCTTCTGATGATAACTTTGCTAGAATTAGATATCTACTAATGATACCATTGTTAGAGAACAAACCAAACGATCGATGACGTccaataaacgtaactagtttcgtttctcggccGACCCCTTCCCTCCCTGCTAGAAAACGTGATTCTGACATGTTGAATTTGGACATAGAGTTACCTACCCCTTGTATCGTTGTGGATGGGTAAATAAAGCCGGAATATCCACACAAGTACTCCTACTGATTTTCTTACGCTTTGTCAGACGTGATAACCTATATAACATCGCTGAAATGCTAAACAGAAACATAAAAAGGACATTAACCATGATGATGTTTAGAACACCATTCGCGTTTTTGTCACCGGTTGTGGGTCCCCGTTTTCGAAACAATCCTGGGCTATAAAAATGAAGACCCCAAAATGAAGGCCCCTAAAAATACCACCATCATGTTATTTTGTGTTCTAGAGTTATACTGGAAACACACGTATACACTATACATGCACATCCCACACAATCTTCAATAAAACGTATTCCACGGGTTCTTTTAGTGGCAACTGGATAAAGGAAGTTCATTTACATTTGCTAGGTGCGCACCAATTGTTTCGATATAGAAACAAAGTCCGAAATCAGCTTTTCCCAGTTCACACACCAATggacaacaacaacaattaccacacactgtttgtataagttaacaaaatctttaatgaaaagaatAGCATGATTGGACAGTGATCTCGCAAGTTAACATaaagaacatgatgcagtcatgtctacagtagaattcatctcgacctttgcaggacttaaaccccattaaaagctattaaaccaagataacactcattgaaacagctcaactgattaaatcggatcttctctggttgttcacatgtgtctgttttacatgtgcgatatcgcaataaagctggtattatagcttcagttgggtaaccgattataaaggaaacggaaggaaacaatggtatgtggacctttgttcacgaaatgagacaatgccctgctttttgttaaccagcattcttgaaaatgagcaacataatgattgttgacttaacacggtttggaaataatttcttcatatttttggtgctatttgtcgtttacatatccttcctaaaacacaaaagtgcgaccttctccaaacacctaaattagctaaaaatttaggacatgttacaaaactatattttctagaatttcatagaatagtttaaatgtagcttgtaccgtttttgtggcatccttcagaacggagcggtccgttaccaatacagctcaatattttcggtcaaatctccattcaattaacacggggagttggctagctatgagctagctatgctttgccctcactcatattctacgaaagtgcgaccccttctgaacatctaacctagctgtaattttaggtcatgttagagaaatatatttgctagaagtttggagaatagtttaaatattggctggttatttttcacacagtgatgttaactagtcaagtgcccattcttccaacatacatcatttgtagaggtcacgcgtcaatggtgagagcactgtgtattgtgtataggaaaacggacagaaACTGCAGTATGAATACAATTATCACAAATATTAAGTAATACAGATATTACCAACTGCTTGTTCTATTCATTCATTTAGAGGCTTATTGAATGGCCAAATGTTACTatatataattcaaatttgactgaATGCAATTGTTTCAATTTGTGAACCCCAAGGgtggcactcgactttggaagtgacgggaatGTGCGGACATAAGTTCAAAACTAAGCCCATTTGGTGAGAACCTAGACACCAAAAAAggagggtctttcggtgagaaggcCCTCACAATGGGTTTTTTCCGTGAGACTgtggaaaatcttaccaaaaggggggtctttctgtgagactggTTAAAatgttgggtcaaaatataaacattataaaagttgatacatgaCAGGAAGTGATCAATTTTTATTtggaaaaatatgaaataaaataattaaaaaaagggggcctTTGGTGACGGGAAAACAAAAAGGGGTTATTGGGTGAGAGTGAGTTCAGTCAaacaaaaaaagggtcattgggtgagagggagttaaatgggggtcaatgtggccgcacatccccgtcacccatttttagtgagtgaccCCGGTCTGCGAACACGTTGCTGTGTCAAACATGTTAAATAGTTAGATCACCGCTTACTTTGTTGCATCCAAGATTTGACAcgaatcatcattatcatgtttACATTTTACTTTAAATAGTAACAAAAACATTCATTATGTTAATAGCTCCTTTTGCCACATTCATCTTATTTCAGCAACAAGGTGCTATTTTATAATGCAATGCAAATTACATATTGGACAGTTTTTAATTTTCCCCATAAATGTCATTACACGCAAACCCTTGCATGAGTATAAGATAGTTTAAGCAAGGTACATCACGCCATGTGATTCCAGTTTTGTGATTGTTATGATAATATTTCAATATCAAATATACATGCCATAGTCACAACTAAATGTCAAGTGTATTATAAAGAATATTATAATCGCAGCTTAGTAGTAATTTATATTAGCTAGGCCCTCATTATGTACACCAGTATGTATCTTGTTTGCACTTTTCTTCAAACCAAGCTTGGTTTAGCCTTTCACGTTTTGGAATGTCTTCTTTCCAGTATTCTTCGCTCGTCACCCCTTCATGTGTCTGAAATGTAAAATAATCAACACGTTATCAAACAAAAACGAAAGTCTAAAGATCGTAAACACATGCGATACGGCTTTCATCCAGCCAACGGGACGTTCCATTTGATATCTTAAAACTGGAatcagtatttcaaatgaaagttactcAATTGGCTATTATAATTTGAAACCCACATAATTCTGGGGAAGAATTCAACCGCGTGTTCTACGGGGGAATGTGGACTTCAAAATAGAACAGCCTAATGTACAATAGAAAAAGAAACTaactatgcatttttttttatgtctgaactatgcaaggcattaaaAGCTGCTATCAgtatgatagcgctgatgggttggcgccaagatagttgtttAGATACCATTTAaagctcagccgattctggtAAGAGTATATTAAACCAGGTAGAGCATTCCAAAGGTaagctgaggatggaaggaatgacctCAGGTTGGATCTTGAGATTTTGACAGCTTGGTCATGGGATCTAACAGAGCGCCGCAGACGAGGATCAACAATCATACGATCTGGTAACAGATGTTGAAGGAGTTCTGGAGCTTCACCCTAGAACATCCGATGAAATAGAGTGATGGCTCAGATGTTGTAATAATAGAAAGAACCATCAAATACAGCACCTGAGACATAGAAGAGCAGTGGGAGCCATCACTCTATTTCTCTTCTATGTCTCAGGTGCTGTATTTGATGGTTCTTTCCATCTGCTTCTGAGATGCCAATGATGCGTACCGCTCTGAGATGCCAATGATGCGTACCGCTCAATTATGCAATAGCATAATCAGATTTTATCCACTGATTGTTAGAATTATGATTACGTTTAATTGTAACTGTCCCAACTGCTGCTGCATGCGAATGTATTAAAAAGAGAAAACTTATTTTAAATCTGATCAAGTTTACCATAGGTTTTGGATGAAGTCGTCTCATTCCCAGTCTATTTAAATGCTCTCCCAGGGATTCCTTCAACATGGTCATGTGACCTGCAGTAAGACAGTGCCCACATGGAAGACATTCCTGATAATAAATGAAAAgttctataattaaagacagagataaaaacaatttatcgcgtctgatgtcactgtcaattacgatccttgattggtttacacaggttaattagcgcgtaaaaggaagaccgatctatctggtgctgatcggagaa belongs to Amphiura filiformis chromosome 18, Afil_fr2py, whole genome shotgun sequence and includes:
- the LOC140139434 gene encoding probable tubulin polyglutamylase ttll-15; this encodes MQVYLLEVNASPDMAMGIENAARYEGFLLSVLRILGTDIGGHAAHGNRLRNSDVLVYKAMCYEPMCESCTSEECLPCGHCLTAGHMTMLKESLGEHLNRLGMRRLHPKPMTHEGVTSEEYWKEDIPKRERLNQAWFEEKCKQDTYWCT